In Azospirillaceae bacterium, a genomic segment contains:
- the tuf gene encoding elongation factor Tu (EF-Tu; promotes GTP-dependent binding of aminoacyl-tRNA to the A-site of ribosomes during protein biosynthesis; when the tRNA anticodon matches the mRNA codon, GTP hydrolysis results; the inactive EF-Tu-GDP leaves the ribosome and release of GDP is promoted by elongation factor Ts; many prokaryotes have two copies of the gene encoding EF-Tu), giving the protein EMVMPGDNISIEVHLIAPIAMDEGLRFAIREGGRTVGAGVVAKIIE; this is encoded by the coding sequence GAGATGGTGATGCCGGGCGACAACATCTCGATCGAGGTGCACCTGATCGCGCCGATCGCGATGGACGAGGGCCTGCGCTTCGCCATCCGCGAGGGCGGCCGCACCGTCGGTGCCGGCGTCGTCGCCAAAATCATCGAGTAA
- the rpsJ gene encoding 30S ribosomal protein S10 yields the protein MEGQNIRIRLKAFDHRVLDQSTSEIVNTAKRTGARVRGPIPLPTQIERFTVLRSPHIDKKSREQFEIRTHKRLLDIVDPTPQTVDALMKLDLAAGVDVEIKL from the coding sequence ATGGAAGGCCAAAACATCCGGATCCGCCTGAAGGCGTTCGATCACCGCGTGCTCGACCAGTCGACCAGCGAGATCGTCAACACCGCGAAGCGGACTGGCGCACGGGTTCGGGGCCCAATTCCGCTTCCGACGCAGATCGAGCGGTTCACGGTGCTCCGCAGCCCGCACATCGACAAGAAGTCGCGCGAGCAGTTCGAGATTCGCACTCATAAGCGGCTCCTTGACATCGTCGATCCGACACCGCAAACCGTGGACGCGCTGATGAAGCTCGACCTCGCCGCCGGTGTCGACGTCGAGATCAAACTCTAA
- the rplC gene encoding 50S ribosomal protein L3, translating to MRSGLIAQKLGMTRVFTDEGEHVPVTVLKVDSVQVVAQRTLDKDGYTAVQLGAGTAKPKNVTKPMRGHFGKAKVEPKRKLVEFRVDPEGLIDVGAELSAAHFVPGQFVDVTGTTIGKGFAGAMKRWNFAGLRATHGVSISHRSHGSTGNRQDPGRTFPNKKMAGHLGSERVTTQNLRVVRIDETEGLILVKGAVPGHEGAWVMIRDAVKRPVPKDMKLPFPAALKQADNGASAAKPAADGATEPAADAGGQEG from the coding sequence CTGCGATCCGGTCTGATCGCGCAGAAACTGGGAATGACCCGCGTCTTCACGGACGAGGGTGAGCATGTCCCGGTCACCGTCCTCAAGGTGGACTCCGTGCAGGTCGTCGCCCAGCGCACGCTGGACAAGGACGGCTACACGGCGGTGCAGCTCGGGGCCGGCACTGCGAAGCCGAAGAACGTCACGAAGCCGATGCGCGGCCACTTCGGCAAGGCGAAGGTCGAGCCCAAGCGCAAGCTCGTCGAATTCCGCGTCGATCCCGAGGGGTTGATCGATGTCGGTGCCGAGCTGTCGGCGGCCCACTTCGTTCCCGGCCAGTTCGTCGACGTCACGGGCACGACCATCGGTAAGGGCTTTGCCGGCGCCATGAAGCGCTGGAACTTCGCCGGTCTGCGCGCCACCCACGGTGTGTCCATCTCCCACCGTTCGCACGGCTCGACCGGTAACCGCCAGGATCCGGGTCGTACGTTCCCGAACAAGAAGATGGCCGGTCACCTCGGCAGCGAACGGGTCACGACCCAGAACCTCCGCGTCGTCCGTATCGACGAGACCGAGGGGCTGATCCTCGTGAAGGGCGCCGTTCCCGGGCACGAGGGCGCCTGGGTGATGATCCGCGACGCCGTGAAGCGTCCGGTGCCGAAGGACATGAAGCTGCCGTTCCCGGCGGCATTGAAGCAGGCCGACAACGGTGCGTCCGCAGCCAAGCCGGCTGCCGACGGCGCGACCGAGCCGGCTGCCGACGCCGGTGGGCAGGAGGGTTGA
- the rplD gene encoding 50S ribosomal protein L4: MKVNVVNLDAQTVGEVELAEEVFGLPVRADLLARMVNYQLNKRRQGTHSTRTIAMISGTTKKPYKQKGTGRARQGSLRSPQFRGGAVIFGPHPRSHATDLPKKVRKLALKTALSAKREEGRLIILEAAKTDTHKTKQLAERLAKLGLTSVLVIDGANMDDNFVRAARNLPRVDVLPEMGANVYDILRHDTLVLTRNAVEQLEARLK; this comes from the coding sequence ATGAAGGTCAATGTCGTCAATCTCGACGCCCAGACCGTCGGTGAAGTTGAGCTGGCCGAAGAGGTGTTCGGCCTCCCGGTCCGCGCCGACCTGCTGGCGCGCATGGTCAACTACCAGCTGAACAAGCGCCGGCAGGGTACGCACTCGACCCGCACCATCGCGATGATCAGCGGTACGACCAAGAAGCCGTACAAGCAGAAGGGCACCGGCCGCGCCCGCCAAGGTTCGCTGCGTTCGCCGCAGTTCCGCGGCGGTGCGGTGATCTTCGGCCCGCATCCGCGCAGCCATGCGACGGATCTTCCGAAGAAGGTCCGGAAGCTGGCGCTGAAGACGGCCCTGTCGGCCAAGCGTGAAGAGGGCCGCCTCATCATCCTCGAGGCCGCGAAGACGGACACCCACAAGACGAAGCAGCTCGCCGAGCGGCTCGCCAAGCTGGGCCTGACCTCGGTCCTCGTCATCGACGGCGCCAACATGGACGACAACTTCGTCCGGGCCGCCCGCAACCTGCCGCGCGTGGACGTGCTGCCCGAGATGGGCGCCAACGTTTACGACATTCTGCGGCACGACACCCTCGTGCTCACCCGCAATGCGGTTGAGCAGCTGGAGGCCCGCCTGAAATGA
- a CDS encoding 50S ribosomal protein L23, with protein sequence MKIWPKPKLTQERMFDIIRSPVITEKSSMGSEHNQVTFRVPLEATKPEIKAAVEFLFKVQVTAVNTLVQKGKTKRFRGIVGRRSDFKKAVVTLAEGSRIDVTTGV encoded by the coding sequence ATGAAGATTTGGCCGAAGCCGAAGCTCACCCAGGAGCGGATGTTCGACATCATCCGTTCGCCGGTGATCACCGAGAAGTCCTCGATGGGCTCCGAGCACAACCAGGTGACCTTCCGCGTCCCGCTCGAGGCGACGAAGCCCGAGATCAAGGCCGCGGTCGAGTTCCTGTTCAAGGTCCAGGTGACCGCCGTCAACACGCTGGTTCAGAAGGGCAAGACGAAGCGCTTCCGTGGCATCGTCGGTCGCCGTTCGGACTTCAAGAAGGCTGTCGTGACGCTGGCTGAAGGCTCGCGCATCGACGTCACCACCGGCGTCTGA
- the rplB gene encoding 50S ribosomal protein L2: MALKTFRPITPSLRQLVQVDRSELWKGKPVKKLTEGLTGTGGRNNTGRITARRMGGGHKQRYRLIDFKRRRFNEPATVERLEYDPNRTAFIALIKYADGELSYILAPQRLKAGDTVVAGERVDVKPGNAMPLRSIPVGTIVHNVELKPGKGGQMARAAGTYAQLVGRDQGYAQLKLASGELRIVRAECMATIGAVSNPDNANVVIGKAGRSRWLGKRPSVRGVAMNPIDHPHGGGEGRTSGGRHPVTPWGKPTKGKKTRSNKRTDKFILRRRNAK; the protein is encoded by the coding sequence ATGGCATTGAAGACGTTCCGCCCCATCACTCCCTCGCTCCGCCAGCTCGTGCAGGTGGACCGGTCGGAGCTGTGGAAGGGCAAGCCCGTTAAGAAGCTGACCGAGGGCCTGACCGGCACCGGCGGCCGCAACAACACCGGCCGCATCACGGCGCGCCGGATGGGTGGCGGGCACAAGCAGCGCTATCGCCTGATCGACTTCAAGCGGCGGCGTTTCAACGAGCCCGCGACCGTCGAGCGGTTGGAATACGATCCGAACCGCACGGCGTTCATCGCGCTCATCAAGTACGCCGACGGCGAGCTGAGCTACATCCTGGCCCCGCAGCGCCTGAAGGCCGGCGACACCGTCGTCGCGGGCGAGCGGGTCGACGTGAAGCCGGGCAACGCCATGCCGCTGCGCAGCATCCCGGTGGGCACGATCGTCCACAATGTGGAGCTGAAGCCGGGCAAGGGCGGCCAGATGGCGCGCGCTGCGGGCACGTACGCCCAGCTGGTCGGCCGTGACCAGGGGTATGCGCAGCTGAAGCTGGCCTCGGGCGAACTGCGCATCGTGCGCGCCGAATGCATGGCGACCATCGGTGCGGTGTCGAACCCCGACAACGCCAACGTGGTCATTGGCAAGGCCGGCCGCTCGCGCTGGCTGGGCAAGCGCCCGTCGGTCCGCGGTGTCGCCATGAACCCGATCGACCACCCGCACGGCGGCGGCGAAGGCCGCACCTCGGGCGGCCGCCACCCGGTCACCCCGTGGGGCAAGCCGACCAAGGGCAAGAAGACGCGTAGCAACAAGCGCACGGATAAGTTCATCCTGCGCCGTCGCAACGCCAAGTAA
- the rpsS gene encoding 30S ribosomal protein S19, which produces MARSVWKGPFVDGYLLKKAEKSRASGRNEIIKIWSRRSTILPQFVGLTFGVYNGQKFLPVLVTENMIGHKFGEFSPTRTYYGHAADKKAKRK; this is translated from the coding sequence GTGGCACGTTCCGTTTGGAAAGGGCCGTTTGTAGACGGCTATCTCCTGAAAAAGGCCGAGAAGAGCCGCGCGTCGGGTCGTAACGAGATCATCAAGATCTGGTCCCGCCGTTCGACCATTCTCCCCCAGTTCGTGGGCCTCACCTTCGGGGTCTACAACGGCCAGAAGTTCCTGCCGGTGCTGGTGACCGAGAACATGATCGGGCACAAGTTCGGTGAGTTTTCGCCGACCCGCACCTACTACGGGCATGCGGCGGACAAGAAGGCGAAGAGGAAGTAA
- the rplV gene encoding 50S ribosomal protein L22, whose amino-acid sequence MGKPANPARVAENEARAFSKLIRTSPRKLNLVAQLIRGKTAQAALADLTFSKRRVSNEVKKVLQAAIANAENNHQLDVDRLYVREATVGKTLVMKRFHARGRGRASRVEKPFSNLTIIVRERAEAEEAA is encoded by the coding sequence ATGGGCAAGCCGGCAAACCCTGCCCGCGTGGCCGAGAACGAGGCCCGCGCTTTCTCCAAGCTGATCCGCACCAGCCCGCGCAAGCTGAACCTGGTCGCGCAGTTGATCCGTGGCAAGACGGCCCAGGCCGCCTTGGCTGACCTGACCTTCTCCAAGCGCCGCGTCTCGAACGAGGTGAAGAAGGTGCTGCAGGCGGCCATCGCCAACGCCGAGAACAACCACCAGCTGGACGTGGACCGCCTGTACGTGCGTGAGGCCACCGTCGGAAAGACGCTGGTGATGAAGCGCTTCCACGCTCGCGGCCGCGGTCGCGCGTCGCGGGTCGAGAAGCCCTTCTCCAATCTCACGATCATCGTGCGTGAGCGGGCCGAAGCCGAGGAGGCCGCGTAA
- the rpsC gene encoding 30S ribosomal protein S3, with translation MGQKINPIGLRLGINRTWDSRWFAKRDYAKLLHNDLRLRQFLLHRLAQAGISRVVIERPAKKARVTIHAARPGVVIGKKGADIEKLRSELAKLAGGEVVLNIVEIRKPEIDAKLIADNIANQLERRVAFRRAMKRAVQSAMRLGAQGIRINCSGRLGGAEIARLEWYREGRVPLHTLRADIDYGTSTAKTTYGTCGVKVWVFKGEILAHDPMAQDKRAADQQPAR, from the coding sequence ATGGGTCAGAAGATCAACCCGATTGGCCTGCGCCTCGGGATCAACCGCACTTGGGACAGCCGCTGGTTCGCCAAGCGCGACTACGCCAAGCTGCTGCATAACGACCTCCGTCTGCGGCAGTTCCTGCTGCACCGCCTGGCCCAGGCCGGCATCTCCCGTGTGGTCATCGAGCGCCCGGCCAAAAAGGCCCGCGTCACGATCCATGCGGCCCGTCCGGGGGTTGTTATCGGCAAGAAGGGCGCCGATATCGAGAAGCTGCGTTCGGAACTGGCGAAACTCGCCGGTGGTGAGGTCGTCCTCAACATCGTCGAGATCCGCAAGCCCGAGATCGACGCGAAGCTGATCGCCGACAACATCGCGAACCAGCTCGAGCGCCGCGTTGCCTTCCGCCGCGCCATGAAGCGCGCCGTGCAGTCCGCCATGCGCCTGGGTGCCCAGGGCATCCGGATCAACTGCTCGGGTCGCCTCGGTGGTGCGGAAATCGCGCGCCTCGAATGGTACCGCGAGGGTCGCGTCCCGCTGCACACGCTGCGCGCGGACATCGACTACGGCACCTCCACGGCGAAGACGACGTACGGCACGTGCGGCGTCAAGGTGTGGGTTTTCAAGGGCGAGATCCTCGCCCATGACCCAATGGCGCAGGACAAGCGCGCCGCGGACCAACAGCCGGCGCGCTGA
- the rplP gene encoding 50S ribosomal protein L16, giving the protein MLSPKRTKYRKAHKGRIHGITYAGAQLNFGAFGLKALEPARVTARQIEAARRAITRHIRRQGRVWIRIFPDVPVSTKPAEVRMGSGKGAPEFWAARVHPGRIMFELDGVPQDVAQRAFELAAAKLPIKTKIVTRLGGEEVSA; this is encoded by the coding sequence ATGCTGTCTCCGAAACGGACCAAGTACCGCAAGGCGCACAAGGGGCGCATTCACGGCATCACGTATGCCGGCGCCCAGCTCAACTTCGGCGCCTTCGGCCTGAAGGCGCTGGAGCCGGCGCGCGTCACCGCCCGTCAGATCGAGGCGGCCCGCCGCGCCATCACGCGCCACATCCGCCGCCAAGGCCGCGTGTGGATCCGGATTTTCCCGGATGTTCCGGTCTCGACGAAGCCTGCCGAGGTCCGCATGGGCTCCGGCAAGGGGGCGCCGGAGTTCTGGGCGGCGCGTGTTCATCCCGGCCGGATCATGTTTGAGCTGGACGGCGTACCCCAAGACGTGGCACAGCGTGCTTTCGAGCTGGCAGCTGCGAAGCTGCCGATCAAGACCAAGATCGTCACCCGCCTCGGGGGTGAGGAGGTGTCGGCATGA
- the rpmC gene encoding 50S ribosomal protein L29, with amino-acid sequence MTSEDFRQQSDDQLNEQLLQLKREQFNMRFQRASGQLENTARVRQVRRDIARIKTVLGQRAQAASAQAAG; translated from the coding sequence ATGACGTCTGAGGATTTCCGCCAGCAGAGCGACGACCAGTTGAACGAGCAGCTGCTGCAGCTCAAGCGCGAGCAGTTCAACATGCGTTTCCAGCGTGCGTCTGGCCAGCTCGAGAACACGGCGCGGGTGCGCCAGGTGCGCCGCGACATTGCGCGGATCAAAACCGTCCTGGGCCAGCGCGCCCAGGCGGCTTCCGCGCAGGCCGCGGGTTGA
- the rpsQ gene encoding 30S ribosomal protein S17, protein MPRRVMQGTVVSDKMDKTVTVLVERRVMHPVYKKYIKQSKKYAAHDENNTFRVGDVVEIQECRPLSKRKTWMVVSQPPERREAAAPAETQA, encoded by the coding sequence ATGCCCCGGCGCGTCATGCAGGGCACGGTGGTCAGCGACAAGATGGACAAGACCGTCACGGTTCTTGTCGAGCGTCGTGTCATGCACCCCGTGTACAAGAAGTACATCAAGCAGTCGAAGAAGTACGCCGCGCACGACGAGAACAACACGTTCCGCGTGGGCGACGTGGTCGAGATCCAGGAGTGCCGGCCGCTCTCCAAGCGCAAGACGTGGATGGTTGTCAGCCAACCGCCCGAGCGCCGCGAGGCTGCCGCCCCCGCCGAGACCCAGGCCTAA
- the rplN gene encoding 50S ribosomal protein L14, translating into MIQMQTNLDVADNSGARRVQCIKVLGGSKRKTGAIGDIIVVSVKEAIPRGRVKKGDVHRAVIVRTAQALRRTDGTYIRFDKNAAVLINKQGEPIGTRIFGPVTRELRGKKFMKIISLAPEVL; encoded by the coding sequence ATGATTCAGATGCAGACGAACCTGGACGTCGCCGACAACAGCGGCGCGCGCAGGGTGCAGTGCATCAAAGTGCTTGGCGGTTCCAAGCGGAAGACCGGCGCCATCGGCGACATCATCGTCGTTTCGGTGAAGGAGGCCATTCCGCGGGGCCGCGTGAAGAAGGGCGACGTGCACCGCGCGGTCATCGTGCGGACGGCACAGGCGCTGCGCCGGACGGACGGCACCTACATCCGCTTCGACAAGAATGCGGCCGTGCTGATCAACAAGCAGGGCGAGCCCATCGGGACCCGTATCTTCGGGCCGGTGACCCGCGAACTGCGCGGCAAGAAGTTCATGAAGATCATCAGCCTGGCGCCGGAGGTGCTCTGA
- the rplX gene encoding 50S ribosomal protein L24, with product MAATKLKVKKGDKVVVLAGRDRGKQGEVIEAMPKENRVRVRGVNMVKKHQRQTPTQTGGILEIEAPIHVSNVAHVDPKTGGPTRIGYKFVGEGDARRKVRYAKKSGEQIDL from the coding sequence ATGGCCGCGACGAAGCTGAAAGTTAAGAAGGGCGACAAGGTCGTCGTCCTCGCTGGTCGCGACCGCGGCAAGCAGGGCGAAGTGATCGAAGCCATGCCCAAGGAAAACCGCGTGCGCGTCCGCGGGGTCAACATGGTGAAGAAGCACCAGCGTCAGACCCCGACGCAGACCGGCGGCATCCTCGAGATCGAGGCCCCGATCCACGTGTCCAACGTGGCGCATGTGGACCCCAAGACCGGCGGGCCCACCCGCATCGGCTACAAGTTCGTCGGCGAAGGCGACGCGCGCCGCAAGGTGCGCTACGCCAAGAAGTCCGGCGAGCAGATCGACCTTTGA
- the rplE gene encoding 50S ribosomal protein L5, producing the protein MPARLKQHYDAVVRQRLKDEFGYKNDLEVPRLEKIVINMGVGEAVGDTKKVQNAVGDLIQIVGQKPVVTRARKSIAQFKVREGMPIGCKVTLRRDRMYEFLDRLITIALPRVRDFRGVSGTSFDGRGNYAMGLREQIIFPEINYDKVDEIRGMDIIFVTTAKTDAEAKALLKAFDMPFAS; encoded by the coding sequence ATGCCTGCACGTCTGAAGCAGCACTACGACGCCGTCGTCCGTCAGCGACTGAAGGACGAGTTCGGCTACAAGAACGACCTCGAGGTTCCGCGCCTCGAGAAGATCGTTATCAACATGGGCGTCGGTGAAGCCGTTGGCGACACCAAGAAGGTCCAGAACGCCGTTGGCGACCTGATCCAGATCGTGGGTCAGAAGCCCGTGGTCACGCGCGCCCGGAAGTCCATCGCGCAGTTCAAGGTGCGCGAAGGCATGCCGATCGGCTGCAAGGTGACCCTGCGCCGCGACCGCATGTACGAGTTCCTCGACCGTCTGATTACGATCGCGCTCCCGCGCGTCCGCGACTTCCGCGGCGTGTCCGGCACGTCCTTCGACGGTCGCGGCAACTACGCCATGGGTCTGCGCGAGCAGATCATCTTCCCCGAGATCAACTACGACAAGGTCGACGAGATCCGGGGCATGGACATCATCTTTGTGACCACGGCGAAGACCGATGCAGAGGCGAAGGCCCTGCTGAAGGCCTTCGACATGCCGTTCGCGAGCTGA
- the rpsN gene encoding 30S ribosomal protein S14 has translation MAKSGAIEKNKRRMALAKQYAAKRERLKAIANDRSRPMEERFAARLKLAELPRNSNPTRIRNRCELTGRPRAVYRKFKLSRNVFRSLASVGQIPGVVKSSW, from the coding sequence ATGGCCAAGTCCGGTGCCATCGAGAAGAACAAGCGCCGCATGGCGCTTGCCAAGCAGTATGCGGCCAAGCGCGAGCGCCTGAAGGCCATCGCCAACGACCGCAGCCGGCCGATGGAGGAGCGGTTCGCCGCCCGCCTGAAGCTCGCGGAGCTGCCGCGGAACTCCAATCCGACCCGCATCCGGAACCGGTGCGAGCTGACGGGGCGCCCGCGCGCGGTTTATCGGAAGTTCAAGCTCAGCCGTAACGTCTTCCGGTCGCTGGCCTCTGTCGGCCAGATCCCGGGCGTCGTGAAGTCGAGCTGGTAA
- the rpsH gene encoding 30S ribosomal protein S8, translating to MALSDPLGDMLTRIRNGQRARMSAVDSPASKLRMNVLEVLKREGYIRGYTEEEVRPGVRNLRIELKYHEGEPVIRRIDRVSKPGRRIYSKIADLPRVSNGLGISILSTPRGVLSDNEARAQNVGGEVLCQVF from the coding sequence ATGGCGTTGAGCGATCCTTTGGGCGACATGCTGACGCGCATCCGCAACGGTCAGCGGGCGCGGATGAGTGCCGTGGACAGCCCGGCTTCGAAGTTGCGGATGAACGTCCTCGAGGTGTTGAAGCGCGAAGGTTACATTCGCGGTTACACTGAGGAGGAGGTGCGCCCGGGCGTGCGCAACCTGCGCATTGAGCTGAAATACCACGAGGGCGAGCCGGTCATTCGGCGTATCGACCGCGTGTCCAAGCCGGGCCGCCGCATCTATTCGAAGATTGCGGATCTCCCCCGGGTGTCCAACGGTCTCGGCATTTCGATCCTGTCGACGCCGCGCGGCGTGCTCTCGGACAACGAGGCACGGGCGCAGAACGTCGGCGGCGAAGTGCTCTGCCAAGTGTTCTAA
- the rplF gene encoding 50S ribosomal protein L6 gives MSRVGKNPVAVPAGVTVQLAGSTLTVKGKLGTLTLPVSDDVVATVEDGTISVQPRTESRRARMLWGTTRANIANMVRGVSEGFTRNLDIEGVGFRAAVEGRELVLSLGFSHPVRYSIPDGVTVKCEKPTSVTVSGFDRQRVGQVAAEIRGFKKPEPYKGKGIRYADEVILRKEGKKK, from the coding sequence ATGTCCCGGGTTGGTAAAAACCCAGTGGCCGTGCCGGCCGGTGTCACCGTGCAGCTGGCTGGCAGCACGCTGACCGTAAAGGGCAAGCTTGGCACGCTGACGCTGCCGGTGTCCGACGACGTCGTTGCGACGGTCGAGGACGGCACGATCTCGGTCCAACCGAGGACCGAGTCGCGCCGCGCCCGGATGCTGTGGGGCACGACGCGTGCGAACATCGCCAACATGGTGCGCGGGGTGAGCGAAGGCTTCACCCGCAACCTTGACATCGAGGGCGTCGGCTTCAGGGCCGCCGTCGAGGGCAGGGAACTCGTTCTTTCGCTCGGTTTCAGCCATCCGGTGCGCTACAGCATTCCGGACGGCGTGACCGTGAAGTGCGAGAAGCCCACGTCGGTGACCGTGTCCGGTTTCGACCGGCAGCGCGTCGGCCAGGTGGCGGCGGAAATCCGCGGCTTCAAGAAGCCCGAGCCCTACAAGGGCAAGGGCATTCGGTACGCGGATGAGGTCATCCTGCGTAAGGAAGGCAAGAAGAAGTAG
- the rplR gene encoding 50S ribosomal protein L18 — translation MLNSKQKFERRKQRVRYRIRRFGQGRLRLSVFRSSKHIYAQIIDDTQGRTLVAASTLDKDLRQSLKTGADVSAAREVGRVLAERAKAAGLTDVVFDRGGYLFHGRVKALADAAREAGLSF, via the coding sequence ATGCTGAACTCGAAGCAGAAGTTCGAACGTCGCAAGCAGCGGGTTCGCTACCGCATCCGCCGCTTCGGCCAGGGCCGGCTCCGGCTCTCGGTGTTCCGCTCCTCCAAGCACATCTACGCCCAGATCATCGACGACACCCAGGGCCGTACCCTGGTCGCCGCTTCGACGCTGGACAAGGATCTGCGCCAGAGCCTGAAGACCGGTGCGGACGTGTCCGCCGCCCGCGAAGTGGGTCGGGTCCTCGCCGAGCGCGCCAAGGCCGCCGGCCTCACCGACGTCGTGTTCGATCGCGGCGGCTACCTGTTCCACGGCCGGGTGAAGGCGCTCGCCGACGCCGCCCGCGAAGCCGGCCTTTCGTTCTAA
- the rpsE gene encoding 30S ribosomal protein S5, with amino-acid sequence MAEREDRRRRGDENRDRQPRERDEVELIEKLVGINRVAKVVKGGRRFGFAALVVVGDGKGRVGVGAGKAREVPEAIRKATDQAKRGMIRVPLREGRTLHHDSHGHFGAGRVTLRAAPPGTGIIAGGPMRAIFEALGVQDVVAKSIGTSNPHNMIKATFEALSRAQSPRAVAARRGRRVADILGRREGGAEAAG; translated from the coding sequence ATGGCAGAACGTGAGGACCGGCGCCGCCGCGGTGACGAGAACCGCGATCGGCAGCCGCGGGAGCGGGATGAAGTCGAGCTGATTGAAAAGCTCGTCGGCATCAACCGCGTCGCGAAGGTGGTGAAGGGCGGCCGGCGTTTCGGCTTCGCCGCCCTGGTGGTGGTCGGCGATGGCAAGGGCCGCGTGGGCGTGGGCGCCGGCAAGGCCCGCGAGGTTCCGGAGGCCATTCGCAAAGCCACCGACCAAGCCAAGCGCGGCATGATCCGCGTGCCGCTCCGCGAGGGCCGGACGCTGCACCACGACAGCCACGGCCATTTCGGTGCGGGTCGGGTAACCCTGCGTGCCGCTCCTCCGGGGACCGGCATCATCGCGGGCGGTCCGATGCGCGCCATCTTCGAGGCGCTGGGCGTGCAGGACGTGGTGGCGAAGTCGATCGGCACCTCCAACCCGCACAACATGATCAAGGCGACGTTCGAAGCCCTGTCCCGTGCGCAGAGCCCGCGCGCGGTGGCGGCCCGTCGTGGCCGTCGGGTTGCGGACATCCTGGGCCGCCGCGAAGGCGGCGCCGAAGCCGCAGGGTGA
- the rpmD gene encoding 50S ribosomal protein L30, which translates to MANKAQEKKTVVVTQIGSPIRRTQDQRATLIGLGLNKLHRTRELEDTPAVRGMINKVRHLLRVESDA; encoded by the coding sequence ATGGCCAACAAGGCGCAAGAGAAGAAGACGGTCGTGGTGACGCAGATCGGTTCGCCGATCCGTCGGACGCAGGACCAGCGGGCCACCCTTATCGGGCTTGGCCTGAACAAGCTGCACCGGACCCGGGAGCTGGAAGACACTCCGGCGGTTCGCGGCATGATCAATAAGGTCCGTCACCTCCTTCGCGTCGAAAGCGACGCGTAA
- the rplO gene encoding 50S ribosomal protein L15 encodes MKLNQIRDNPGARTKPTVVGRGIGSGKGKTSGRGVKGQKARTGVSIKGFEGGQMPLHRRLPKRGFNNIFAKEFAVVNVGRVQQFIDAGKLDASKPITTAVLFESNVVGRAKDGIRLLAKGELTSKVSFEVEGASASAIAAVEKAGGSVKVTLPAKSDAAAAE; translated from the coding sequence ATGAAGCTGAACCAGATTCGTGACAATCCGGGCGCCCGGACCAAGCCGACCGTGGTCGGCCGCGGTATCGGCTCCGGCAAGGGCAAGACCAGCGGCCGCGGCGTGAAGGGTCAAAAGGCCCGCACCGGCGTGTCGATCAAGGGCTTCGAGGGCGGCCAGATGCCGCTGCATCGGCGTCTGCCCAAGCGTGGCTTCAACAACATCTTCGCGAAGGAATTCGCGGTGGTGAACGTGGGCCGCGTGCAGCAGTTCATTGATGCCGGCAAGCTCGACGCCAGCAAGCCGATCACCACGGCCGTTCTGTTCGAGAGCAACGTTGTCGGTCGCGCCAAGGACGGCATCCGTCTCCTGGCCAAGGGCGAGCTGACCTCCAAGGTCAGCTTCGAGGTGGAGGGCGCCTCCGCTTCGGCCATCGCCGCCGTCGAGAAGGCCGGCGGTTCGGTGAAGGTGACGCTGCCGGCCAAGTCGGACGCCGCCGCGGCCGAATAA